One Oryza glaberrima chromosome 10, OglaRS2, whole genome shotgun sequence DNA segment encodes these proteins:
- the LOC127786015 gene encoding uncharacterized protein LOC127786015, producing MADSTRVLAVILVVDVVAFGLAIAAEQSRPSARVETDARQEWTYCVYRPDAATGLGAAALALLLVGQAVAAVSSRCFCCGAALRPGGARACALILFLSSWLTFLIAESCLLAGLVQSAYHTRYRKVFFENPPDCETVRRGTFGAGAAFSLITCVLTGAYYFYFSKSRVSYARREATIGMSPYS from the exons ATGGCCGACTCCACCAGGGTGCTGGCCGTCATCCtggtcgtcgacgtcgtcgccttcggcctcgccatcgccgccgagcaGAGCCGCCCATCG GCGAGGGTGGAGACGGACGCGAGGCAGGAGTGGACCTACTGCGTGTACCGCCCCGACGCGGCGACCGGgctgggcgccgccgcgctggcgctGCTGCTCGTCGGCCAGGCGGTGGCCGCCGTCTCCAGCCGCTGCTTCTGCTGCGGCGCCGCGCTCCgccccggcggcgcgcgcgcctgcgccctcatcctcttcctctcctcctg GTTGACATTCCTCATCGCGGAGTCGTGCCTGCTGGCCGGGCTGGTGCAGTCCGCCTACCACACCCGCTACCGCAAGGTCTTCTTCGAGAACCCGCCGGACTGCGAGACGGTGCGGCGGGGCAcgttcggcgccggcgccgccttctCCCTGATCACCTGCGTGCTCACCGGAGCCTACTACTTCTACTTCTCCAAGTCGCGGGTCTCCTACGCCCGCCGGGAAGCCACCATCGGCATGAGCCCGTACAGCTGA